The following are from one region of the Polaribacter marinaquae genome:
- a CDS encoding CPBP family intramembrane glutamic endopeptidase gives MNFIQQAYKGKNEWYHWVFTIILVFLGWQILGIIPLAMAVAAQSKDINEFVEFAESNFMTSGLDKNLLLFLMILTFFIGLMFLFISIKFIHKRTIKSLITSRDKVDWKRFFYGFFVWGILAIVLSYIGILLAPENFTWNFNPKPFFILLAISFLFLPFQTTLEELLFRGYLMQGLGILAKNRWLPLLFTSVVFGLLHGANPEVAKLGQISMVFYIGTGLFYGIVTLMDDGTEIALGLHAINNITAAFFITTDWTVFQTDALYIDTSEPSVTWEMFLPVFVLYPLMLLLFSKKYGWSNWKEKLTGRITKPVNLKENYRVLDEL, from the coding sequence ATGAATTTTATACAACAAGCATATAAAGGTAAAAATGAATGGTATCATTGGGTTTTTACAATTATTTTAGTTTTCTTAGGATGGCAAATATTAGGTATAATTCCTTTAGCCATGGCCGTTGCGGCACAATCAAAAGATATAAATGAATTTGTAGAATTTGCAGAAAGCAATTTTATGACTTCTGGCTTAGACAAGAATTTACTATTGTTTTTAATGATTTTAACCTTTTTTATAGGGTTGATGTTTTTGTTTATCAGTATTAAATTTATTCATAAAAGAACAATTAAATCATTAATTACAAGTAGAGATAAAGTCGATTGGAAACGTTTTTTCTACGGATTTTTTGTTTGGGGAATTTTAGCAATTGTACTTTCTTATATCGGTATTTTATTAGCTCCAGAAAATTTTACTTGGAATTTTAATCCGAAACCATTTTTTATATTATTGGCAATTTCTTTTTTGTTTCTGCCTTTTCAAACTACTTTAGAAGAGTTGTTGTTTAGAGGTTATTTAATGCAAGGTTTGGGTATTTTAGCAAAAAATAGATGGTTACCATTACTTTTTACCTCGGTTGTTTTTGGTCTTTTACATGGCGCAAATCCAGAAGTTGCTAAACTTGGGCAAATATCTATGGTGTTTTACATTGGTACAGGTTTGTTTTATGGTATTGTAACTTTAATGGATGATGGAACTGAAATTGCATTAGGTTTACATGCAATCAACAACATAACTGCTGCTTTTTTTATAACTACAGATTGGACTGTTTTTCAAACAGATGCTTTGTATATTGATACCTCAGAACCATCTGTAACTTGGGAGATGTTTCTACCTGTTTTTGTTTTATATCCTTTAATGCTTTTATTATTTTCAAAAAAATATGGTTGGTCTAATTGGAAAGAAAAGTTGACTGGTCGAATAACAAAACCAGTTAATTTAAAAGAAAATTATAGGGTTTTAGATGAATTATAG
- a CDS encoding o-succinylbenzoate synthase codes for MIKADYKKYILNFKNPSGTSRGVLRTKETWFIILSKDGKKGFGETGLFRGLSIDDVADYEERLNWVCKNIHLGLEVLLTKLSTYPSIQFGLEQAFLSLESSNGFNLFPSEFTKGSKSISINGLVWMGDKAFMKTQIEEKLKTGFTCIKMKIGAIDFKTELNLLKSIRKEFSSKEIELRVDANGAFSSGEALEKLKQLSELDLHSIEQPIKQGQLEEMAKLCDVTPLPIALDEELIGVFSTEEKKKVLDIVNPQYIILKPSLIGGFKGSDTWIELAEKKDINWWITSALESNIGLNAIAQYTFSLQNNLPQGLGTGGLFTNNFESPLEVVNGSLRYNNSVKWNFKL; via the coding sequence TTGATAAAAGCAGATTATAAAAAATATATTTTAAATTTTAAAAACCCTAGCGGAACATCGCGTGGAGTTTTAAGAACTAAAGAAACTTGGTTTATTATTCTTAGTAAAGATGGTAAAAAAGGATTCGGTGAAACAGGATTGTTTAGAGGGTTGAGTATAGATGATGTTGCAGATTACGAAGAAAGACTTAACTGGGTTTGTAAAAATATTCATTTAGGATTAGAGGTTTTATTGACCAAATTATCAACTTATCCATCAATTCAATTTGGTTTAGAACAAGCTTTTTTATCCTTAGAAAGTAGTAATGGTTTTAATTTGTTTCCGTCAGAATTTACAAAAGGAAGTAAATCGATATCGATTAATGGTTTGGTTTGGATGGGCGATAAAGCCTTTATGAAAACTCAAATAGAAGAGAAACTTAAAACAGGTTTTACTTGTATTAAAATGAAAATTGGTGCGATAGATTTTAAAACCGAATTGAATCTCTTAAAATCTATCAGAAAAGAGTTCTCTTCTAAAGAAATAGAATTAAGAGTTGATGCAAATGGGGCTTTTAGTTCTGGTGAAGCTTTAGAAAAGCTAAAGCAATTATCAGAATTAGATTTACACTCGATAGAGCAACCAATAAAACAAGGCCAACTAGAAGAAATGGCTAAATTATGTGATGTAACACCATTACCTATCGCTTTAGATGAAGAGTTAATTGGTGTTTTTTCAACAGAAGAAAAGAAAAAAGTTCTAGATATAGTGAATCCGCAGTATATTATTTTAAAACCAAGTTTAATTGGCGGATTTAAGGGAAGTGATACTTGGATTGAATTAGCAGAAAAAAAAGATATAAATTGGTGGATTACATCGGCTTTAGAAAGTAATATTGGTTTAAATGCAATTGCGCAATACACGTTTAGTTTGCAAAATAATTTACCGCAAGGTTTAGGAACTGGTGGTTTGTTTACTAATAATTTTGAAAGTCCGTTAGAGGTTGTCAATGGATCTTTAAGGTATAATAATTCTGTAAAATGGAATTTTAAATTATAA
- a CDS encoding SRPBCC family protein translates to MKTIKIILIIISVLFLAFLATGLIVKETKYSAKVEIDKPITEVFNNFSKIDSIKNWIPEVQSVEVVKNNPGITGSIYNVVVINQEQEINLTEKIVAYVPNEKLTLFYDAENMLKKDDYLFTENNGKTTITLNANCQSDSFIMACMFPYFKSTFREQDQTYLNNFKDFIENK, encoded by the coding sequence ATGAAAACAATAAAAATTATTCTAATCATTATTTCGGTTTTATTCTTGGCCTTTTTAGCTACAGGTCTTATTGTTAAAGAAACCAAATACAGTGCTAAAGTAGAAATTGACAAGCCTATTACAGAGGTTTTTAATAATTTCTCTAAAATCGATAGCATAAAAAACTGGATACCAGAAGTACAATCTGTAGAGGTTGTAAAAAACAATCCAGGAATTACAGGTAGTATTTATAATGTTGTAGTTATCAATCAAGAACAAGAAATCAATTTAACAGAAAAAATTGTAGCATATGTTCCGAATGAAAAACTAACTTTGTTTTACGATGCAGAAAATATGTTGAAAAAGGATGATTACCTTTTTACAGAAAATAACGGAAAAACAACCATTACGTTAAATGCAAATTGCCAAAGTGATTCTTTTATAATGGCATGCATGTTCCCTTATTTTAAAAGTACTTTTAGAGAACAAGACCAAACGTATCTTAATAATTTTAAAGATTTTATTGAAAATAAATAA
- the menA gene encoding 1,4-dihydroxy-2-naphthoate octaprenyltransferase, whose product MDVKSYIKAARLRTLPLSISGIIIGSALGFNELNTEGSVLKSPIFWLAILTTIGFQVLSNFANDYGDGVKGSDKNRTGEARMVSSGAITPKQMKNAMIVTAIITILIALALIYVAFGSENFVYSILFFGLGIASIVAAIKYTVGNSAYGYSGFGDLFVFLFFGLLSVVGSYFLFINQLNLTIFLPAISVGLLSTAVLNLNNLRDREEDKVNNKNTLVVKLGSKKAKKYHYFLIISALVFALIYIFIDFTSIYQLVFLMAFLPLIKNINTVSKNKIPSELDGELKKVALSTFLFAILFSVGQLF is encoded by the coding sequence ATGGATGTAAAAAGTTATATAAAAGCGGCACGCTTAAGAACACTTCCTTTATCTATTTCTGGAATTATTATTGGTAGTGCTTTAGGATTTAATGAATTAAATACAGAAGGTTCAGTTTTAAAATCGCCTATTTTTTGGTTGGCTATTTTAACAACAATCGGGTTTCAAGTATTGTCTAATTTTGCAAACGATTATGGCGATGGTGTAAAAGGAAGTGATAAAAACAGAACAGGCGAAGCAAGAATGGTTTCTTCTGGAGCGATTACTCCGAAACAAATGAAAAACGCAATGATTGTTACTGCAATAATTACGATTTTAATTGCATTGGCATTAATTTATGTTGCTTTTGGTAGCGAAAATTTCGTGTATTCAATCTTATTTTTTGGTTTAGGAATTGCTTCTATTGTTGCAGCAATAAAATATACAGTTGGTAATTCTGCTTATGGTTACAGCGGATTTGGCGATTTGTTTGTGTTTTTGTTTTTTGGTTTACTAAGTGTAGTTGGTAGTTACTTTCTGTTTATAAATCAACTGAATTTAACTATTTTTTTACCTGCTATTTCTGTTGGTTTGCTAAGTACAGCTGTTCTTAACTTAAACAATTTAAGAGATAGAGAAGAAGATAAAGTAAATAATAAGAACACATTGGTTGTAAAACTAGGATCTAAAAAAGCTAAGAAATATCATTACTTTTTAATTATTTCTGCACTGGTTTTTGCATTGATATATATTTTTATAGATTTTACTTCTATATATCAACTAGTTTTTTTGATGGCATTTTTACCTCTAATTAAAAATATCAATACAGTTTCTAAAAATAAAATACCTTCAGAATTAGATGGAGAATTAAAAAAAGTTGCTTTAAGTACTTTTTTGTTTGCTATATTATTTTCTGTTGGTCAACTTTTTTAA
- a CDS encoding PH domain-containing protein — protein sequence MDKTNDFSQFRRQSKKGIIVIYLNLIYKFLKAFWILLFLFIQKFSKITQETLLYIYLGVAVLLIFLLVRAYLIFKNFKFKVENKHFVLQKGIIKKTNTSIPFDRIQNINFKQNIIQQIINVHEVNVETAGSSKAEISIKALSFKDAKDLKNIVTVVSDKESLKVEQVEKEQDKPLLKIGFLSLLKVSLTENHLQSLLLLFALLVGFFQQVDDLFKGLGKKEELSNFISNNASALKTSVFLIVGLLVFLSIVAVLSSIVRIVFKHFNLTVFIKNDALEVYQGLTTKKSVILKKSKIQHITISTNPIKRKLGISFITFKQAISGKVNKKQKDKIIRIVGCKEKQVTEVKSLLSFDKELLDISFQNSNIYLKYRNYIRSLFFFIPLNLLFFFGMEEYNAFWINLIIIPIYLVAVHFFYRKRIFKFSKDVLLIGTGILETHKTYLPFFKVQNIKMKQTIFQERKNVADLVFQTASGKVKLPCVDFDKALHIYNYTLFKVESSTKSWM from the coding sequence ATGGATAAAACAAACGATTTTAGCCAATTTAGAAGACAATCTAAAAAAGGAATTATTGTAATTTATCTCAACTTAATTTACAAGTTTTTAAAAGCTTTTTGGATTTTACTTTTTTTATTTATTCAAAAGTTTTCTAAAATTACTCAAGAAACGCTTTTATATATTTATTTAGGCGTTGCAGTTCTATTGATCTTCTTGTTAGTTCGTGCTTATTTAATTTTTAAAAACTTTAAGTTTAAAGTAGAAAACAAACATTTTGTTCTACAAAAAGGAATTATAAAAAAAACAAATACCTCTATTCCTTTTGATAGAATTCAGAATATAAATTTCAAGCAGAATATTATTCAGCAAATTATAAATGTACATGAAGTTAATGTAGAAACTGCAGGGTCTAGTAAAGCAGAAATTTCTATAAAAGCACTTTCTTTTAAAGATGCAAAAGACTTAAAAAATATTGTTACGGTAGTTAGTGATAAGGAAAGTTTAAAAGTAGAACAGGTAGAAAAAGAACAAGATAAACCACTTTTAAAAATAGGTTTCTTATCGTTGTTAAAAGTCAGTCTTACAGAGAATCATTTGCAAAGTTTATTGTTGTTGTTTGCCCTTTTAGTTGGTTTTTTTCAACAAGTAGACGATTTATTTAAAGGTTTAGGAAAAAAAGAAGAATTAAGTAATTTTATATCAAACAATGCTTCAGCACTAAAAACAAGTGTGTTTTTAATTGTAGGTTTGTTAGTGTTTTTATCTATTGTTGCTGTTTTAAGTTCTATTGTACGTATTGTTTTTAAACATTTTAACTTAACTGTTTTTATAAAAAATGATGCATTAGAAGTTTATCAAGGTTTAACTACTAAAAAATCGGTAATTTTAAAGAAAAGTAAAATTCAGCACATAACTATTTCTACCAATCCCATTAAAAGAAAGTTAGGAATCTCTTTTATTACTTTTAAACAAGCAATAAGTGGCAAGGTAAATAAAAAGCAAAAAGATAAAATTATAAGAATTGTTGGCTGTAAAGAAAAACAAGTAACCGAGGTTAAAAGCTTGTTGTCTTTTGATAAAGAACTACTAGATATTAGCTTTCAAAATTCTAATATTTACTTAAAATACAGAAATTATATCAGATCTTTATTTTTCTTTATTCCTTTAAATCTATTGTTCTTTTTTGGCATGGAGGAATACAATGCTTTTTGGATAAATTTAATAATTATTCCTATTTATCTAGTTGCTGTTCATTTTTTTTACAGAAAAAGAATTTTTAAATTTTCTAAGGATGTTCTATTAATTGGTACAGGTATTTTAGAAACTCATAAAACATATTTGCCTTTTTTTAAAGTACAAAATATTAAGATGAAGCAAACCATTTTTCAAGAAAGAAAAAACGTGGCAGATTTGGTTTTTCAAACAGCTTCTGGTAAAGTAAAACTACCATGTGTAGATTTTGATAAAGCATTACATATTTATAATTATACCTTGTTTAAAGTAGAAAGTAGTACAAAATCATGGATGTAA
- a CDS encoding PH domain-containing protein, with product MTDSFQNTEVFSFPEIESIDFKKIEKNYFKVILINVLILFLILFIGASFVVYKDWLELGQHYIWIFSALILLLIFTVIFEILGFKKRKYAVREKDISYKNGLLYKSLTTVPFNRIQHVEIDQGPISRFFGLATLSVFTAGDSSDDLKIKGLLKEQSLQIKEFITNKIDG from the coding sequence ATGACAGATTCTTTTCAAAATACTGAGGTTTTTTCTTTTCCAGAAATAGAAAGTATAGATTTTAAGAAGATAGAAAAGAATTATTTTAAAGTTATATTAATTAACGTTCTTATACTATTCTTAATCTTGTTTATTGGTGCATCTTTTGTAGTTTATAAAGATTGGTTAGAATTAGGACAACATTATATATGGATATTTTCTGCGCTTATATTACTTTTAATTTTTACAGTTATTTTCGAAATTTTAGGTTTTAAAAAAAGAAAATATGCAGTAAGAGAAAAAGATATCTCTTACAAAAATGGACTTTTGTACAAGAGTTTAACTACGGTTCCTTTCAACAGAATACAGCATGTAGAAATAGATCAAGGGCCAATTTCTCGTTTTTTCGGATTAGCAACTTTAAGTGTTTTTACAGCAGGTGATAGTAGCGACGATTTAAAAATTAAAGGCCTTTTAAAAGAACAATCTTTACAAATTAAAGAATTCATCACTAATAAAATAGATGGATAA
- a CDS encoding SPOR domain-containing protein, translated as MKKVFFLCFTFLFLFCTKTEKKQESPVEVIQQIDTVAPVSEVEVQEDTLIFTVQIAALKNTNEYLENLEGVSLYYENSLTKYRLGSFSTYQEAIESCRALRKKYQDAFVQALLNDKAIAISEALQN; from the coding sequence ATGAAAAAAGTATTTTTTTTATGTTTTACTTTCCTTTTTCTTTTTTGTACTAAAACAGAAAAGAAACAAGAATCTCCTGTTGAAGTAATTCAGCAAATTGATACGGTAGCTCCTGTTTCAGAAGTAGAAGTACAAGAAGATACTTTAATATTTACTGTACAGATTGCAGCATTAAAAAATACAAATGAATATTTAGAGAACTTAGAAGGAGTCTCGCTATACTATGAAAATTCATTAACAAAATATAGATTAGGTTCATTTAGTACGTATCAAGAAGCAATAGAATCTTGCAGAGCTTTAAGAAAAAAGTATCAAGATGCTTTTGTACAAGCTTTGTTAAATGATAAGGCCATAGCGATTTCAGAAGCATTACAAAATTAA
- a CDS encoding (Fe-S)-binding protein: MNVPTMADMMAQGKQPEVLFWVGAAGSYDDRAKKISRAFVKILHKANVDFAVLGTEESSTGDAAKRAGNEFLFQMQAMMNIEVLNGYEVKKIVTCDPHSFNTLKNEYPNLGGKYEVLHHTQFIQNLISEGRLNIDETTLQGKKVTFHDPCYLGRANEVYESPRDLIRRLGVNLTEMKRNKSTALCCGAGGAQMFKDAEKGDKEINILRTEDALETKPDIIATGCPYCNTMMTDGIKFKEKEAEVVVKDIAELIAEANNL, translated from the coding sequence ATGAACGTACCAACAATGGCAGATATGATGGCTCAAGGAAAACAACCAGAAGTGTTGTTTTGGGTTGGAGCAGCAGGAAGTTATGATGATAGAGCTAAAAAAATATCTAGAGCTTTTGTAAAAATTTTACACAAAGCAAATGTAGATTTTGCAGTTTTAGGAACTGAAGAATCTTCTACAGGAGATGCAGCAAAAAGAGCAGGAAACGAGTTTCTTTTTCAAATGCAAGCAATGATGAATATTGAAGTTTTAAACGGATATGAAGTAAAGAAAATTGTTACTTGCGATCCGCATTCATTCAATACACTAAAAAACGAATATCCTAATTTAGGTGGTAAATATGAGGTACTTCATCATACACAATTCATACAAAACCTTATATCAGAGGGGCGTTTAAATATTGATGAAACCACTTTACAAGGAAAAAAAGTAACTTTTCATGACCCTTGCTATTTAGGTAGAGCAAACGAGGTTTATGAATCTCCAAGAGATTTAATTAGAAGATTAGGTGTTAATTTAACAGAAATGAAACGTAACAAATCTACAGCTTTATGTTGTGGTGCTGGTGGTGCGCAAATGTTTAAAGATGCCGAAAAAGGAGATAAAGAAATTAATATTCTAAGAACAGAAGATGCTTTAGAAACAAAACCAGATATTATAGCAACAGGATGTCCTTACTGTAACACTATGATGACAGATGGTATAAAATTTAAAGAAAAAGAAGCCGAAGTTGTTGTAAAAGATATTGCAGAGTTAATTGCTGAAGCCAATAATTTATAA
- a CDS encoding (Fe-S)-binding protein gives MQYLPNILFAIALIAGISFFVMNIRKLYRNINLGKKIDRTDNKQERWKNMIKIALGQSKMVKRPISGFLHIVVYVGFIIINIEVLEIIIDGLFGTHRIFLGFLGDAFYGFLIGTFEILAFLVFVAVIIFWTRRNVANIKRFLSSEMKGWPKADGNMILYFEMVLMTLFIVMNATDTSFQQAGIGNPISQFVAPLFDGFTAETLHLIERASWWIHILGILVFLNYLYYSKHLHILLAFPNTFFANLNPKGQFTNLESVTNEVKLMMDPDADPYAAPAEGAEDEVPEKFGASDVLDLNKVQLLNAYTCTECGRCTSSCPANLTGKKLSPRKIMMDTRDRLEEVGRNIDANGGAFKEDGKQLLNDYITPEELWACTSCNACVEECPVNIDPLSIIMDMRRYLVMEESAAPQELNSMMTNIENNGAPWPYNQQDRLNWANEE, from the coding sequence ATGCAGTACTTACCAAATATCCTTTTTGCCATCGCATTAATTGCTGGTATCAGCTTTTTTGTGATGAATATCCGTAAATTATATAGAAATATTAATTTAGGTAAAAAAATAGATAGAACAGACAACAAGCAAGAACGTTGGAAAAATATGATAAAGATTGCTTTAGGGCAATCTAAAATGGTGAAAAGACCAATTTCTGGATTTCTACACATTGTTGTATATGTTGGTTTTATCATCATAAATATAGAAGTTTTAGAAATTATTATTGATGGCCTTTTCGGAACCCATAGAATCTTTTTAGGTTTCTTAGGAGACGCTTTCTACGGATTTTTAATAGGAACTTTCGAAATTTTAGCATTCTTAGTATTTGTAGCAGTAATTATTTTCTGGACAAGAAGAAACGTTGCCAATATTAAACGTTTTTTAAGTTCTGAAATGAAAGGTTGGCCAAAAGCAGATGGAAATATGATTCTATATTTCGAAATGGTTTTAATGACACTTTTTATTGTGATGAATGCAACAGATACAAGTTTTCAGCAAGCCGGAATTGGAAACCCGATAAGTCAATTTGTTGCGCCATTATTTGATGGTTTTACAGCAGAAACTTTACACCTTATTGAAAGAGCATCTTGGTGGATACATATTTTAGGAATCTTAGTATTCTTAAATTATTTATACTATTCAAAACATTTACATATTTTATTAGCTTTTCCGAATACATTCTTTGCAAACTTAAATCCGAAAGGACAATTTACAAACTTAGAATCTGTAACTAATGAAGTAAAATTGATGATGGATCCGGATGCAGATCCTTATGCTGCACCTGCAGAAGGAGCAGAAGATGAGGTTCCAGAAAAGTTTGGTGCATCAGATGTTTTAGATCTTAATAAAGTACAGCTTTTAAACGCTTACACGTGTACAGAATGTGGTAGATGTACTTCTTCTTGTCCTGCTAATTTAACAGGTAAAAAGTTGTCTCCGCGTAAAATTATGATGGATACAAGAGATCGTTTAGAAGAAGTTGGTAGAAATATAGATGCCAACGGTGGTGCTTTTAAAGAAGACGGCAAACAATTATTAAACGATTATATTACTCCAGAAGAATTATGGGCATGTACAAGTTGTAATGCTTGTGTAGAAGAATGTCCTGTAAATATCGATCCGCTTTCTATTATTATGGATATGAGAAGATATTTAGTTATGGAAGAAAGTGCTGCGCCACAAGAATTAAATTCTATGATGACAAACATAGAAAACAACGGTGCGCCTTGGCCATACAACCAACAAGATAGATTAAATTGGGCTAACGAAGAATAG
- a CDS encoding MlaD family protein — MSKELKTGIIALIIIVIFVWGFNFLKGQNILDPGSRVFKVEYAKIGGLSRSSAVTINGLKVGKVDKIEFDTSVEKRGHLIVTFIVDNDFQFSKKSIVKIYSPNPLSGSNLAIVPNYEGEMAVPGDILEGEMEESLFTSIGERLNPLQQKIERVIVRADTLFSGVNKILNDKTINGINSSVSNLSGTIQDIRSTIQAVNAMVVDNQENLKVTFENTKNITENFSKVSDSLNTVDFNKIIRKAEEAVSNFNAMSKKINSGDGTIGKLINDKRMYDNLEAATKELEELLRDIKLNPKRYIHFSIFGKSPEPYDEEIKPNFN, encoded by the coding sequence ATGTCTAAAGAATTAAAAACAGGAATAATTGCATTAATCATTATTGTAATATTTGTTTGGGGATTTAATTTCCTAAAAGGACAAAATATATTAGATCCTGGGTCACGTGTTTTTAAAGTAGAATACGCAAAAATTGGAGGGCTTTCTAGATCTAGTGCAGTAACAATAAATGGTTTAAAAGTAGGTAAGGTAGATAAGATAGAGTTTGATACGAGTGTAGAAAAAAGAGGACACTTAATTGTTACTTTTATTGTAGATAATGATTTTCAGTTTTCTAAAAAAAGTATTGTAAAAATTTATTCACCAAATCCTTTAAGTGGTTCTAATTTAGCAATTGTGCCCAATTACGAAGGTGAAATGGCTGTTCCTGGAGATATTTTAGAAGGTGAAATGGAAGAAAGTCTTTTTACTTCTATCGGAGAAAGATTAAATCCGTTACAACAAAAAATAGAAAGAGTAATTGTTAGAGCAGATACATTATTTAGTGGTGTTAATAAGATTTTAAATGACAAAACAATTAACGGTATAAATAGTTCTGTTTCTAATTTATCTGGAACCATACAAGATATTAGAAGCACAATACAAGCAGTAAATGCCATGGTTGTAGATAATCAAGAGAACTTAAAAGTTACTTTTGAAAACACTAAAAATATTACTGAAAACTTTAGTAAAGTTTCTGATAGTTTAAACACTGTAGACTTTAATAAAATTATTAGAAAAGCAGAAGAAGCAGTTAGTAATTTTAATGCAATGTCTAAAAAAATAAATTCAGGAGACGGTACAATAGGTAAACTAATTAACGACAAAAGAATGTACGATAATTTAGAAGCAGCCACAAAAGAATTAGAAGAATTGCTAAGAGATATTAAACTTAATCCAAAAAGATATATACATTTTTCTATCTTTGGTAAAAGTCCAGAACCTTACGACGAAGAAATAAAACCTAATTTTAACTAA
- a CDS encoding N-acetylmuramoyl-L-alanine amidase translates to MQSQQKHKNIIKSKILFLLLFIFVGNSIAIHAQKEYVVVLDAGHGGKDPGNLGNGYKEKNIALKVALKVGANLKKYKDVKVIFTRKSDVFIDLWKRGDIANHAKADLFVSIHCDSHTSNAYGAGTFVLGLRGNKKNLEIAKRENAAILLEDNYQNRYEGFDSNSAESVIGLSLLQEENLDKSLAIASLIQNNFTFKLKRNNRKVKQDNFQVLRETIMPSVLVELGFLTNKKEGRFLNSSSGQTKMANEIADAIYNYIKNQKLNTVLEDVTSKNYFDEVEFKVQVASGKNKIATKSYNFKGLKNIERVKVGGYYKYYYGNSTSYNLVKKALSLAKSKGYKSAFIVAVKNGEKISVKEALKMQ, encoded by the coding sequence ATGCAATCCCAACAAAAACACAAAAATATCATCAAAAGTAAAATTCTTTTTCTACTACTCTTCATATTTGTAGGAAACAGTATTGCAATACATGCTCAAAAAGAGTACGTAGTGGTTTTAGATGCTGGTCACGGAGGAAAAGATCCTGGTAATTTAGGTAACGGATACAAAGAGAAAAATATTGCTTTAAAAGTAGCATTAAAAGTAGGTGCTAACTTAAAGAAATATAAAGATGTTAAAGTTATTTTTACTAGAAAGTCTGATGTTTTTATAGATTTATGGAAAAGAGGTGATATCGCAAATCATGCGAAGGCAGATTTATTTGTATCAATACATTGCGATTCGCACACATCAAACGCATACGGAGCAGGAACTTTTGTTTTAGGTTTAAGAGGAAATAAAAAAAACTTAGAAATTGCAAAAAGAGAAAATGCTGCAATTTTATTAGAAGATAATTATCAAAACAGATATGAAGGTTTCGATTCTAATTCTGCAGAATCTGTAATTGGATTGTCTTTGTTACAAGAAGAAAACTTAGATAAAAGTTTAGCCATTGCAAGCCTTATTCAAAATAATTTTACATTTAAATTAAAGAGGAATAACAGGAAGGTTAAGCAAGATAACTTTCAGGTTTTAAGAGAAACGATTATGCCAAGTGTTTTGGTAGAGTTGGGCTTTTTAACAAATAAAAAAGAAGGTAGGTTTTTAAACTCTAGTAGCGGTCAAACAAAAATGGCAAATGAAATTGCAGATGCTATTTATAATTACATCAAAAATCAAAAATTAAACACAGTTTTAGAAGATGTAACTAGTAAAAATTATTTTGATGAAGTAGAATTTAAAGTGCAAGTAGCTTCTGGTAAAAATAAGATTGCTACAAAATCTTATAATTTTAAAGGTTTAAAAAATATAGAGCGCGTTAAAGTAGGTGGTTATTACAAGTATTATTACGGTAACTCAACTTCTTATAATTTAGTAAAAAAGGCTTTATCTCTTGCAAAATCAAAAGGTTACAAAAGTGCATTTATTGTTGCGGTTAAAAACGGAGAGAAAATTTCTGTTAAAGAAGCTTTAAAAATGCAGTAA